The genome window ATTTCATTATTTAATGATTTTTTTATCCTTTCTTTTTTACAACACAAAAGCCTCTTATTTAAATCCATTTACATAAAAACAAAAAAGAGGCTTTCTCTGTGATGAGAAAGCCTCTTTTCAAATGCTATATTTTTGACTGTAGAATTACTTTTTCTTCTTCTTAAAAAGGTTGTTCAACAAGTCCTCTCCAGTTTTCTTCAAGTTCTTTTCTAAACTATCTTTATCAATATCCCCGTCAGCAGCTTGTTTTTGCAAGTCTTTCAAAGCATCCGAAGTTGCTTTTTTCGTTTCATCAGAAATTTGCTTTTTCACTTCACTGGCAATATCACCGTATTCGGGCTTGATCTTTGGATTGTCATACGTACCAGACACTTTAAACTTCACAGAAGAAACTCCTGGTAAATACTGCGAGTAAGATGTACCTTCTAAATTCATTTGAATATTATAGTCGATATCTCCCTCAATCGAATTTGTTCCTGAAATATTGGTTTTAATCCCTGCCACATCTACATCAAATGGATCGACATAAAGTTTTCCATTCTTAATTTCACCTGTTGCATCAATATCTTTGATACTTGGGTCGTTCAACTCTTTTATATTGGTTAGCTCACTTATTGAGTTCAGCGCTTTTACCCCTTTCAGCTGTGCTTGAACTACTTGAAGCCCTCCTTTACCAAACAAGCTTTCATAATTAGGAGAATAGTCTCCGTTTAATAATCCACTAATGTTCATATCTGCGGAAAAGTCTCCTTCAATATTTTTGGCAATTGGAGAAAACTTCTGAACTGTCACAAAAGATTCGTAAGACTTTTTGAAAGACAATTGCTTGATTTTAAAGCTCGCATCAAACAATGGTTTTTCAGTATTTCTTGGATCATACTTTCCATCCATCTGAAAAGCTCCTCCTAAAAGATTGAAGTAGAGTTTTTTCATACTCAACACCCCATCTTTCAGCTCAATTCTTCCTGTGAAATCTTCTAAATCAAGATTGGTATATTTCACAGTCTTTGCCTTTGCTGTTGCTACAAAAGAAATATTTGAAGGTAAAGCTTCTACTTGCATACTCAAGCTGTCTGGAACTTCTTCCGTTGTAGTTTCTTCTTCTGTAGCTACCGTTTCCTCTTCACTCATCCATTCATTCAAATCCAAGACTTGCGATTCTACATTAAGATTACTTTTCAACAGCTCGTCCTTGAGTGCATATCCCATGTAGTTATCAATAAAACCTGTTATCGTCAGATCACTCTTCCCTACATTTCCTTTATAATCTTCTAGTTTAATCTGAGAAGGACTCAATGTAATTTTTGCATGTTCAATTCCAAACCCTTGTGGTAAATCAACACTCTCAAACTTGATTTTACTGGCTTCCATTTTACCAGAAGCCTTCAACTTCTCAAAGCTTTCGTCAGAGACATAACCATCCACTTTCGCATCTAAATCTATATTTCCAGAAAAGCTCATGCTATCCATCGGAAAGACGGTCTGAATCACAGCTAGATCAACAGCACCTTGCATCATAGCCGAATAGGCATCAAGTTGTTTCAAATGGAAACTTCCTTTGATCGGACTTTTTGCCACCTCAAGGCTAAAGTTATTGACATCTACATCGGTATGTTCTGGTACACCATCCTTATTATCTACTTTCAGGTCAACAAAAACCTTTTCCACAGAAGAAGGCAAATCAGGGTAATGGAAATATCCATTGTCCACTTTCAGAGCAAAGTTAAATGCAGGCATATTGTTATCATCCATCACACCTTTAACTTCTCCACCAAACTTCAAATCTCCTGAAGTTTCCAAATCCTTAAAATCAGATTTGTACATCCCCGGAACGATAGATAAAAGGCTTTTGAAAGAGTTATCTTTAGAGCCGAACCTTAAGTCCATCTCAAAACCTGTCTCAGGCATTTCGAACCAACCATCTGCTCCGATACTAAACTCATTTACTTTCAAATAATTTTCTTTGAAAGTCATATGCATCTTATCCAAATCAATATCTAAATTGATATTTGCATCAACGGAAGATTCATTAAAATAGCTTACTCCATCAAAAGTAATCGTTGATTTATCAATTGTCGTTTTAGTCAACATCGAAAAGATATTATCGCTAAAACTACCACCCCCACTATGATTTAGATCGGTTAAAAGCACCTCTACAGGCATGGTAGGGTCTTCATAACGAACAACGCCTTCAGAAATAGACCACTTTTCAATCTTGATACTCGGCCCACTTCCAGTACTCTCTTCTGTTGGCGTCTCTTCTACAGGTACATCTGTAGTTTCTGCCATAATATCATAATTTGCGCTACCGTCTTCGAGTACTTTTACATGCACAGATGGTTTTTCTAAAATGATATGATCAATGACGATTTCATCTCCACTAACCACAGACATCACATCCATACCCAGTGCAAAAGTTTTTATCTCCAAAAGGTTTACACCTTCAAATTTATCTTGACCTTCTATCTTAAAATCTTCCAATAAAACGGAAAGTGAAGGGAAGTCGCGTAAAAGACTTAAGGATATATTTTCTGGCTTCAACTCTATTTTTGCAGTCAGCTGCTTATCTAACTCTTTTTGCAGCATAGCTACAACCTTATCTTTGTACAATAACGGAACAATAAATAAAGTCAGTAAGACGACACAAAAAAGGCCGAAAACAATAAGGAAAACTTTTTTCATAGGTATGATGATTCTTGATTTTAGTTTTGTTTACAACGCCTTTACAAGAAACAACTCCCTAGGCATAATAAAAAGAATCTGTATCAAAGATTAGGTGAATTTTACTTCAAATAGCCATTCATTGGAAGAACTTGGAAAAAAGATATTTTTTTTGAAAAAATTTCTTTCTGTATTTCAATAGGTTAAGCCAAAATGGCCAAAAATAGCCATTTTAGGCTTGGATTAAACTGAAAAGCGTTCTACCTTTGCACAGCAAAACAGAGAGAAACAGCACAGTCTGCTACTGTTTTCCGGTCCTATAGCTCAGTTGGTTAGAGCACCTGACTCATAATCAGGTGGTCCCTGGTTCGAGCCCAGGTGGGACCACTTTAAAGGTTTTTAAAACGCTGTAAATCAAGTATTTACAGCGTTTTTGTTTTTATAGGTCGATCTATAGGTCAATCTTTTTAATTTGTTTTCACCGAAGGTTTTCTAACCTTTGTCTCGCCAAAGGATTCTTCATTAAATGATCATCCACTAATATATCCGCAATATCAATACCTGAATCTTCCTCTGGATAAGGATCAATGAATACTGCATCACAAAACTTAGAAATTTCTTCACACTTTCTAAACCAAGCGTTTCTTGCATTGTCATGAAAGTCGGGTATGACGAAAACTCTTCGGCCTTCTAATACACGACATTTACCAACTGAAAAATTAGATAAACCTCCAGTTGCTAACCAAATCATATTAGGATAGACAATACGTCCTATAATTGCAGTTTTTTCACTCTCAACAATACAGACATCTTGATCTAGGTTGTTTTTAAGCAGGTGCTCACCAAAAAGACAACTTGTGTATCCATCACTATTCTTAAATGGCTGTAGAGGAGGTATAGACTTATTACGATGACCGTTTTTATTATAAAACATCACCTTAGCTTTTCTAACATTATCTTCTACATCAATTTGCCAAAATACAGCTCCGCCATCTTTTGATGAACCTAAGCAATACTCTTCTATTGCATCTGTTATTTTAGATAGTCCAAATACGGTTTCTAGGAATGTGTATAAATTATTCTCTTTTTTTGCTTTACAAATAGGACCAAATTTTTCGTAAGTTATAAACCTAATGGCTACGGGCTTAGCTTCAACTACGGATCTATCATAGACTCTTTCATAACTAGTATCCTTATATTCATCGATGAAATTAGTATCACACGCATGGCAAAAACCATAATCCGTTTCGCCTACATATGGAATAAACTTACCATCACGATTACTTTTACCGCATGGACATTTTTTAGCGATTGAATATCTATTCCCCTTAAAAAAATTCATTGAAAAAGTCACTTAATTACCACTTAATGAAAAAAAACAACATAAACAACTGACTATCAATAGATTAAAATTATGGTAATTAAATTCACTACAAATTTAATTACCAGTAAAACTACACACTCATTATCAGTCACTTACAACACATTATATTAAATATTGGTAATTAAGGACGTGTATAAACACCCCGGGACACTTTTTTTAGTTCCTTACTAGCCCTTTCGCGGATTGTACTTGATCCTATAGCAGAATTTTGTTTCCAAACAAATTCTATTATTTTCTCCATTTTCATAAATTTTTTATCATGAAAAACTAGGTCCCAATCGATTTCTTTATGTTGAGGTTTCCGTCCCCTTTTCTTCGAGTTTTTAATTTTGCGAGAAGCTTTCATAGAAGTAGAGATTAAATAACGTGTTATTTCTGCAGCTGAACTTACGGTTCCTGCACTTATATTTTCTTGAAAAAAATCTCCATTAACTGAAGCTTGAATAGCATGTAATACTAAACACAATCGACCAAAATGTGATTGAAACTTAGAAAACAAAGTTTTAATAAAAGACACATCCTTCCCTTCGTAATTATTATAAATCTGTCTTAAAGTGTCCATAACAGATTTGTATTCTACTTTTGCATCTTCTGACAAATAGAATACAAAGGGTTTCTCATGGTTATAATCTTTAGTCTTAATTAGGTCATTAAACTTCAAAATAGTAGTTTCATACCACTCTATTACTCCATTTTGATCACCTGTAGAATTCCACTCTTTTTGTTTGAAATCAGATGCATCAACAAATAAGAGCCTAAAAAACATTCCAGACTCCATGTGATCTCCTTTACCCAAATTATGTAATACACCAGGTTGTATCCCTCCAATTAGGCTCATATATGGTTTATCAATACGAAGATGATCACTTGACTTTCTATTGATTATAATAGGGGTATGAGAATGTAATGAAAGTAACTTTTCTACATCATCTCCTTTTCTATATTTATTTAAACCATTAAATAAACTCATCACCTCATCCTGAACAGCAAATACACCTTTCTTATTATTAATTAAGACTTCAGCTAAACTCTCAAAAGTAAAATCATTAATAATAGATTGAATCAAATGCGGTTTTTCAAAATTAGAATCTTCTCCAGAGTTCATTTCCAACTCTTTGACTTTCTGTTTATACTCTTCGTATAACCTTCGATCTAGTTCTTGTAAAGGTCTTGTTAGTACTTTGATTACAGGTGTCTTGCCAACACCCGAATACCCAACAAAAGTCAACCAGAGAGATGCCGAATGCCTTATACCTGGCTTCTCTTCAAAAACAAAGTGAGTACCCAATAATGATGAAAAAACTGGAAGTAATCCACTCAATATAAATTGAATAGGAAGCCCCAAAGAATCAGAAACCTTAGTCGAAAAATCTTGATATAACTTAGGGAAAACCTCTATTGGAAATGGTACACCATCATTCAAGGCTTTTACAAACTCTACAGAGTCTTGAGAACCCATAACAATACTAGCCTTAAAACTAAGGCTAGTATTAGAATTTTTCTCACTTTGATTTACTTTACTTACCAAAGCTTCATCAAAAGCAGCTTTAGACAACTTGGAGTTAGACTGTTTACGATTACCCATTACAACCTCCTTCCTTAATTGCGTTAACTACCTCTTCAAAATCATAAAAAAGGCTACCTCCAATTTTATAAGAAGGTATCAATTCGGCCTTAGTCCAGTTGTGAATTGTTTGGCGAGTCTTTCTAAGTCTTTTAGCTAACTCGGCTACAGTTATTAATGAATTAGATAATTCATTTTTTTTCATTGTAAATAATATTTAGATAAAACATAAAAATCCTTCTCACCTTGAAAAGAATATTTTATGTAGTTCTGCCTCCGACAGAAAGGTCAAAAGGGCGCCATGCAACCGAAGTGTAAATGGGGATACAACCTTAGAAATTACTTTAATATTTTATATATTATACTCGCATAATACTATTATTACATCATTTTACAATTTTTTTTGCTCAAACACGGCTTAAATCCTTTTTACCAACTACCTAAATGAATAACTAGTAGATGGCTAACCCAGCACTATAATTAAGGCTTTGATAGCAATTACATTTCTTAAATAATCCATATAACCTATCGAAACTAGATACAAAAATTCATTCTTATAGAAATGTCTAAACAATGCATCATAGACTTAATAATTGATTAGAAACTCACCTCTTTCTACCTCGAATAGAAAACTAATATTTCTTATAAGTCAAACTCATTTCATCCCAAAAAGTAATATATACTCATACTTTATTTTTAGGCAAATGAAAGCGTTGATCAATCTCTAATTCTAACGTTTCGATAAGAAGGCTTGCTTTTAATGCATTTGAACAATGGAGGGACAAGTATATAAATACTATCTTTTTTAAATTTCAAATACAAACTATCTATATTTATTTATAACCATTTCTAAGTGATCATGAAACAGCTACTTTTTACACTACTATTTATTATTGTTAGTATCTATCAGAGCTTGGCACAAGGACGAACAGTTATTACAGAGGTGAATTATCAAGACAGTGTATTTAAAACTGAGCTAAAACTAGACTCAATAGACTTCAAATGTTTCGTGAATTTCTCATGGAAACGGATTGCTTCAATCGCTTACTTCAATGGAAGCAATTTTCTTGAAGGTGCTGATTTTTATAATACTCAATTTGACTCGTTAGTAGACTTCTCGCCATCTTATTTTAATATTGTAGATTTTTCCAAAGTGAAATTTAAGAAAGTTAACTTCTATGATGCTAGATTTGATAATAATGCTTACTTCAAGCAGACTCAATTTCGTTCATCTACCAATTTCGATAACACTAGGTTTGATTCAACTGTAGATTTCTCAAAGTCTCATTTCCTTGATACAGTCACTTTCTCTAATGCCCAATTTTATGATAATGCCACTTTTTTAAACAACCAATTCCACAAAACTTCAAATTACCTTAATAGTCAATTTGGTAAAATCGCCTTATTTAAAGGAACTATTTTCCTTGAAAAAGTAAATTTCCAAGATGCCAAATTTGGTTTATTCGCTGATTTCTCAGGAGTTAACTTTCATGATAAAGTAGATTTTCAGAAAACTATATTTGGCTCAACAGCAAATTTCTATAAAGCTGTATTTAAAGGCGAAACTATATTTGAATACTCAATTCTACCTAATATTATATCATTTAAAAAAGCTAGAACCAGATATATCATTGACCTTAGTCTCACTCGATTAGACAGTGCAAAAACAGAATGTCTAATTGACCTTTC of Sediminitomix flava contains these proteins:
- a CDS encoding AsmA family protein — protein: MKKVFLIVFGLFCVVLLTLFIVPLLYKDKVVAMLQKELDKQLTAKIELKPENISLSLLRDFPSLSVLLEDFKIEGQDKFEGVNLLEIKTFALGMDVMSVVSGDEIVIDHIILEKPSVHVKVLEDGSANYDIMAETTDVPVEETPTEESTGSGPSIKIEKWSISEGVVRYEDPTMPVEVLLTDLNHSGGGSFSDNIFSMLTKTTIDKSTITFDGVSYFNESSVDANINLDIDLDKMHMTFKENYLKVNEFSIGADGWFEMPETGFEMDLRFGSKDNSFKSLLSIVPGMYKSDFKDLETSGDLKFGGEVKGVMDDNNMPAFNFALKVDNGYFHYPDLPSSVEKVFVDLKVDNKDGVPEHTDVDVNNFSLEVAKSPIKGSFHLKQLDAYSAMMQGAVDLAVIQTVFPMDSMSFSGNIDLDAKVDGYVSDESFEKLKASGKMEASKIKFESVDLPQGFGIEHAKITLSPSQIKLEDYKGNVGKSDLTITGFIDNYMGYALKDELLKSNLNVESQVLDLNEWMSEEETVATEEETTTEEVPDSLSMQVEALPSNISFVATAKAKTVKYTNLDLEDFTGRIELKDGVLSMKKLYFNLLGGAFQMDGKYDPRNTEKPLFDASFKIKQLSFKKSYESFVTVQKFSPIAKNIEGDFSADMNISGLLNGDYSPNYESLFGKGGLQVVQAQLKGVKALNSISELTNIKELNDPSIKDIDATGEIKNGKLYVDPFDVDVAGIKTNISGTNSIEGDIDYNIQMNLEGTSYSQYLPGVSSVKFKVSGTYDNPKIKPEYGDIASEVKKQISDETKKATSDALKDLQKQAADGDIDKDSLEKNLKKTGEDLLNNLFKKKKK
- a CDS encoding DUF6371 domain-containing protein; this encodes MNFFKGNRYSIAKKCPCGKSNRDGKFIPYVGETDYGFCHACDTNFIDEYKDTSYERVYDRSVVEAKPVAIRFITYEKFGPICKAKKENNLYTFLETVFGLSKITDAIEEYCLGSSKDGGAVFWQIDVEDNVRKAKVMFYNKNGHRNKSIPPLQPFKNSDGYTSCLFGEHLLKNNLDQDVCIVESEKTAIIGRIVYPNMIWLATGGLSNFSVGKCRVLEGRRVFVIPDFHDNARNAWFRKCEEISKFCDAVFIDPYPEEDSGIDIADILVDDHLMKNPLARQRLENLR
- a CDS encoding DUF3987 domain-containing protein, whose protein sequence is MGNRKQSNSKLSKAAFDEALVSKVNQSEKNSNTSLSFKASIVMGSQDSVEFVKALNDGVPFPIEVFPKLYQDFSTKVSDSLGLPIQFILSGLLPVFSSLLGTHFVFEEKPGIRHSASLWLTFVGYSGVGKTPVIKVLTRPLQELDRRLYEEYKQKVKELEMNSGEDSNFEKPHLIQSIINDFTFESLAEVLINNKKGVFAVQDEVMSLFNGLNKYRKGDDVEKLLSLHSHTPIIINRKSSDHLRIDKPYMSLIGGIQPGVLHNLGKGDHMESGMFFRLLFVDASDFKQKEWNSTGDQNGVIEWYETTILKFNDLIKTKDYNHEKPFVFYLSEDAKVEYKSVMDTLRQIYNNYEGKDVSFIKTLFSKFQSHFGRLCLVLHAIQASVNGDFFQENISAGTVSSAAEITRYLISTSMKASRKIKNSKKRGRKPQHKEIDWDLVFHDKKFMKMEKIIEFVWKQNSAIGSSTIRERASKELKKVSRGVYTRP
- a CDS encoding helix-turn-helix domain-containing protein; translation: MKKNELSNSLITVAELAKRLRKTRQTIHNWTKAELIPSYKIGGSLFYDFEEVVNAIKEGGCNG
- a CDS encoding pentapeptide repeat-containing protein, giving the protein MKQLLFTLLFIIVSIYQSLAQGRTVITEVNYQDSVFKTELKLDSIDFKCFVNFSWKRIASIAYFNGSNFLEGADFYNTQFDSLVDFSPSYFNIVDFSKVKFKKVNFYDARFDNNAYFKQTQFRSSTNFDNTRFDSTVDFSKSHFLDTVTFSNAQFYDNATFLNNQFHKTSNYLNSQFGKIALFKGTIFLEKVNFQDAKFGLFADFSGVNFHDKVDFQKTIFGSTANFYKAVFKGETIFEYSILPNIISFKKARTRYIIDLSLTRLDSAKTECLIDLSYTNISKFKFNYSHNFKLYTSLDTSTYELGLEELDLEKRATEVEAMYEQLMQMQKNYGYNKGYAKADKELQEYLYTTSAQITWEKYAWYNPLRYGLWAWHMGWNLINKFWWDYGYNKTQIFLCSFVIFLMFCTINTLLAWYSKIDSIYQVDSIKPRSKNDITNHNYIYYIKQITLCFYDASIYTGLIFFGIKVDTEKVNYDNHIGAIYLYIQYTIGLVCLAYMTNAIIIGPKIL